Proteins co-encoded in one Brassica rapa cultivar Chiifu-401-42 chromosome A02, CAAS_Brap_v3.01, whole genome shotgun sequence genomic window:
- the LOC103853381 gene encoding putative nuclease HARBI1 encodes MASSSHNNFEGVDGPSFDEYFDQYVDQYFDQQFDQTFENLAINYGDQEYERKKRKKRVHIERNREEGDRRLWNDYFSETPTYPENLFRRRFRMNKSLFMRIVDRLSNEVEYFRQKKDALGRLSLSPLQKCTAAIRVLAYGSAADAVDEYLRLGGTTVRLCVEHFVEGIIYLFGDEYLRKPTPADLQRLLYIGEQRGFPGMIGSIDCMHWEWKNCPTAWKGQYSRGSGKPTIVLEAVASYDLWIWHAFFGPPGTLNDINVLDRSPVFDDIIKGQAPQVTFSVNGREYHLAYYLTDGIYPKWATFIQSIPIPQGPKATLFAQHQEAVRKDVERAFGVLQARFAIVKNPALFWDKEKIGNIMRACIVLHNMIVEDERDGYTLLNLSEFQEGEDTGTSHVDLTYSTDIPSNITNMMGVRTRIRDRQMHQQLKADLVEHLWSKFGRDEDNN; translated from the coding sequence ATGGCATCTTCTTCTCATAACAATTTTGAGGGAGTAGATGGTCCAAGTTTTGATGaatattttgatcaatatgttgATCAATATTTTGATCAACAGTTTGATCAAACATTCGAAAATTTGGCCATTAACTATGGTGATCAAGAatacgaaagaaaaaaaagaaaaaaacgagtTCACATCGAAAGAAATCGTGAAGAAGGCGATCGACGTTTGTGGAATGATTATTTCAGTGAAACTCCAACATATCCTGAAAATCTATTCCGACGAAGATTTAGAATGAACAAGTCATTGTTCATGCGTATTGTTGATCGACTTTCCAATGAAGTTGAATACTTTCGACAAAAGAAAGATGCTCTCGGAAGGCTTAGTCTCTCTCCACTTCAGAAGTGTACGGCAGCCATTCGTGTCTTGGCCTATGGTTCTGCGGCTGATGCTGTTGACGAATACCTCCGACTCGGTGGCACGACAGTTCGGTTATGTGTGGAACACTTTGTAGAaggaataatatatttattcggCGATGAGTACTTAAGAAAACCAACACCAGCTGATCTTCAACGTCTACTTTATATTGGTGAGCAACGTGGCTTTCCCGGGATGATAGGgagcatcgattgtatgcattgggagtggaagaattgtcccaccgcttggaaaggtCAATATTCACGTGGTTCGGGTAAACCCACAATAGTGTTAGAGGCGGTTGCTTCGTATGATTTATGGATATGGCATGCGTTTTTTGGACCTCCAGGTACTTTaaatgatatcaatgttcttgatcgctcacctgtttttgatgacataataAAAGGTCAAGCTCCGCAAGTTACTTTCTCTGTCAATGGAAGAGAATATCATTTGGCTTACTATCTCACCGATGGTATTTATCCGAAATGGGCaacttttatccaatctattCCAATACCACAAGGTCCGAAAGCGACTTTGTTTGCTCAACATCAAGAAGCTGTccgaaaagatgtcgagcgtGCTTTTGGAGTCTTGCAAGCTCGATTTGCCATTGTCAAAAATCCAGCACTTTTTTGGGATAAAGAGAAAATTGGGAacattatgagagcatgtatcgtactccataatatgattgtaGAAGATGAACGAGATGGATATACTCTTCTTAATCTTTCAGAGTTCCAAGAAGGAGAAGACACTGGAACTTCACATGTCGATCTCACGTATTCTACAGATATCCCTTCAAATATCACCAATATGATGGGTGTTCGAACTAGAATTCGTGATAGACAAATGCATCAACAACTCAAAGCTGATTTGGTTGAACATTTATGGAGTAAGTTTGGACGTGATGAAGACAACAACTGA